A single Abyssisolibacter fermentans DNA region contains:
- a CDS encoding mandelate racemase/muconate lactonizing enzyme family protein: MKITNVEVFKTRVAPIGEFCAWGWSSTNIKITTDEGIVGWGEADSNGALIETLVNMPNSNFISYGLKELLIGENPLDIERLWYKMYYKTLHHGRDAAAIHAISAIDIALWDIAGKYYNVPVYQLLGGKYRNYIDAYGTFVPSDDHEETAEIAKNAVKDGGYKLLKYGGGSFGTSEKFDVDSAKAVREAVGDDIGIAIDVCKQWKSYSTALSRARKLEQFNLEWIEEPVAPGDYDSYRRLGDKIQIKISGGEAITTVQEVAKFMKETRVDIVQPDVTNCGGITEIKKIEMIAKLYGCKLIPHGFGTGILFAATIHSLASSEYGDLMEYSISESPLFKYVDRKRAIAVDGRIEVPDRVGLGVDIDEDVLKEYSYTY; the protein is encoded by the coding sequence ATGAAGATTACAAATGTAGAGGTTTTTAAAACAAGAGTAGCTCCGATAGGTGAATTTTGTGCATGGGGTTGGAGTAGTACGAATATTAAGATCACAACTGATGAAGGGATAGTTGGTTGGGGAGAAGCTGATAGTAATGGTGCATTAATTGAAACATTAGTGAATATGCCTAATAGTAATTTTATATCCTATGGACTAAAGGAATTATTAATTGGTGAAAACCCACTGGATATAGAAAGACTGTGGTATAAAATGTACTACAAGACTTTGCATCATGGTCGTGATGCTGCTGCAATACATGCAATTAGTGCTATAGATATAGCATTATGGGATATAGCAGGGAAATATTACAATGTGCCTGTATATCAATTATTGGGTGGTAAATATAGAAATTATATAGATGCTTATGGAACGTTCGTTCCTAGTGATGACCACGAAGAGACAGCAGAAATTGCAAAGAATGCTGTAAAAGATGGTGGATATAAATTGCTTAAGTATGGTGGAGGAAGCTTTGGTACATCAGAAAAATTTGATGTTGATTCTGCAAAAGCGGTTCGAGAAGCAGTTGGCGATGACATAGGTATAGCAATAGATGTATGTAAGCAATGGAAATCATATTCAACTGCATTGTCAAGAGCCAGAAAACTTGAGCAATTCAACCTAGAATGGATAGAAGAACCAGTTGCCCCAGGTGATTATGATTCTTATAGAAGACTTGGAGATAAGATTCAAATTAAGATATCAGGTGGCGAAGCAATTACAACAGTACAAGAAGTAGCTAAATTTATGAAGGAAACAAGGGTAGACATAGTTCAACCTGATGTAACTAACTGTGGTGGAATAACAGAAATTAAGAAAATAGAGATGATAGCTAAACTTTACGGATGTAAACTTATTCCACATGGATTTGGTACAGGTATACTATTTGCTGCAACTATTCATAGCTTAGCGTCTTCAGAGTATGGCGATTTGATGGAATATTCGATAAGTGAAAGTCCGTTATTTAAGTATGTTGACAGAAAACGTGCCATAGCTGTAGATGGTAGAATAGAAGTACCTGACAGAGTAGGGTTAGGAGTAGATATAGATGAGGACGTTCTTAAAGAGTATAGCTATACTTATTAA
- a CDS encoding thiamine pyrophosphate-dependent enzyme: MGKTRITPKVLHDEHKFCAGCGHGTVFRMVAEVLEEKGLDSKAIGIVAVGCSGIMVDSFGIDWIQAQHGRAAAVATGVKRVRDDNFVLTYQGDGDALCIGIAETLNAAIRNENITTIVLNNGVFGMTGGQMSSTTLIGQKTKTSTKGRSAELHGQPLDIFNLLKNFNVAYLARGTITNFKEINKTKNYIRKAVEAQLNNKGYSMVEIVAPCPTNWKLDPVKCMKKIEDEFIPYYKLGEFTNGEVI; the protein is encoded by the coding sequence ATGGGAAAAACAAGGATAACACCTAAAGTACTACATGATGAACATAAATTTTGTGCAGGGTGTGGACATGGTACTGTTTTTAGAATGGTAGCTGAAGTATTAGAAGAAAAAGGTCTTGATAGTAAAGCTATAGGAATAGTTGCAGTAGGTTGTAGTGGTATTATGGTAGACTCTTTTGGCATTGATTGGATTCAAGCACAACATGGTAGAGCAGCTGCAGTTGCTACAGGGGTAAAAAGAGTTAGAGATGATAATTTTGTTTTGACATATCAAGGTGATGGAGATGCGTTATGTATCGGAATAGCAGAGACATTAAATGCTGCTATTAGAAATGAAAATATTACTACTATAGTTTTAAATAATGGTGTTTTCGGAATGACAGGAGGACAAATGTCTTCAACTACACTTATTGGGCAAAAAACAAAAACAAGTACTAAAGGAAGAAGTGCAGAATTACATGGTCAACCTTTAGATATATTTAATTTACTAAAAAACTTTAATGTAGCATATCTAGCAAGGGGAACTATAACAAACTTTAAAGAGATAAATAAAACTAAAAATTACATTAGAAAAGCAGTTGAAGCACAATTGAATAATAAGGGCTATTCAATGGTAGAGATAGTTGCACCATGTCCTACAAACTGGAAACTAGATCCCGTTAAGTGTATGAAAAAAATTGAGGATGAATTTATACCATATTATAAGCTTGGGGAATTTACAAATGGAGAGGTGATATAA
- the vorB gene encoding 3-methyl-2-oxobutanoate dehydrogenase subunit VorB, producing the protein MKKKLMKGNQALAEGAIRAGCRFYAGYPITPQTEIVEYMSDRMLEVDGNYVQAESEIGAISMVYGAASCGYRAMTSSSGPGFVLKQEGISYIASAELPAVIINVQRIGSGLGDISPAQDNYILSVKGGGHGDYRPIVYAPSSVQENLDYTLLAFEKAEQYRTPVVLLSDGAIGQMMESVRIPDMQQHDPNKFEWALKGKQSGKNKIVTSNMYYHEQDKYGRYTQDAYAAYGRYLADKVKNIQENEQLYEEKYLDDADVVLVSYGISSRICKAAIETARKEGIKLGLIRPISLFPFPNKAFDKLSDSLKGIICVEMNSWGQMVDDIKLAVNGRIPVHMYASSAYIPDEDTIIKMAKEILNSDAKEVL; encoded by the coding sequence ATGAAAAAAAAGTTAATGAAAGGCAACCAAGCTTTAGCAGAAGGCGCTATAAGGGCAGGTTGTAGATTTTATGCAGGGTATCCTATTACTCCGCAAACTGAAATAGTTGAGTATATGTCTGACAGAATGTTAGAAGTAGATGGGAATTATGTACAGGCTGAATCTGAAATAGGTGCTATATCAATGGTATATGGAGCAGCAAGTTGTGGATATAGAGCAATGACAAGTTCTTCAGGACCAGGCTTTGTGTTAAAACAAGAAGGAATATCATATATTGCATCAGCAGAACTGCCTGCTGTTATAATAAATGTTCAGAGGATTGGAAGCGGACTGGGAGATATATCTCCAGCTCAAGATAATTATATATTATCAGTAAAGGGCGGAGGTCATGGGGATTATAGACCTATTGTATACGCTCCTTCATCAGTGCAAGAAAACTTAGATTATACATTGTTAGCCTTTGAAAAAGCTGAACAGTATAGAACACCAGTTGTATTATTAAGTGATGGAGCAATTGGTCAAATGATGGAAAGTGTTAGAATACCTGATATGCAACAACATGATCCTAATAAATTTGAGTGGGCATTAAAAGGTAAGCAATCTGGTAAAAATAAGATTGTAACTTCAAATATGTACTATCATGAGCAAGATAAATATGGGCGTTATACTCAAGATGCCTATGCAGCATATGGCAGATATTTAGCTGATAAAGTGAAAAATATTCAAGAGAACGAACAATTATATGAAGAAAAATATCTTGATGATGCTGATGTAGTTCTAGTTAGCTATGGTATTAGCTCACGTATATGTAAAGCAGCAATAGAAACTGCAAGAAAAGAAGGAATAAAACTTGGATTGATAAGACCAATAAGTCTATTTCCATTTCCCAACAAAGCTTTTGATAAACTATCGGATAGCTTAAAAGGTATTATATGTGTTGAAATGAATTCATGGGGTCAAATGGTCGATGATATTAAATTAGCCGTAAATGGTAGAATACCAGTACATATGTATGCGAGTTCTGCTTATATTCCAGATGAAGATACAATAATAAAAATGGCTAAAGAAATATTAAACAGTGATGCAAAGGAGGTACTATAA
- a CDS encoding 2-oxoacid:acceptor oxidoreductase family protein, whose protein sequence is MNEIIISGFGGQGVLLTGLILANIAMSDDKNVTWIPSYGSEKRGGSANCSLKISSDEIASPYCKKIDILVAMNKASLEKFQDDVKENGTLIVNSSLIKDMNYRDDIKVVEVPMNEIATSMNNPRGANISALGAIASATRIFDKETFVTEIDSYLRNKNIDPLNNLKVFEASFNYVKEENSEIK, encoded by the coding sequence ATGAATGAAATTATTATTTCTGGATTTGGAGGTCAGGGTGTATTATTAACTGGTTTAATACTAGCTAATATAGCTATGAGTGACGATAAAAATGTGACATGGATTCCTTCATATGGATCAGAAAAGCGAGGAGGTTCAGCCAACTGTTCTTTGAAAATTAGTAGTGATGAGATAGCAAGTCCATATTGTAAAAAAATCGATATATTGGTGGCTATGAATAAAGCATCATTAGAAAAATTTCAAGATGATGTCAAGGAGAACGGGACATTAATTGTAAATAGTTCATTGATAAAGGATATGAATTATAGAGATGACATAAAAGTAGTTGAAGTACCTATGAATGAAATAGCTACTAGTATGAATAATCCTAGAGGAGCTAATATTTCTGCTTTAGGGGCAATTGCATCTGCTACTAGAATATTTGATAAAGAGACATTTGTTACTGAAATTGATAGTTACTTAAGAAACAAAAATATAGATCCACTAAATAATTTAAAAGTATTTGAAGCAAGTTTTAATTATGTTAAGGAGGAAAACAGTGAAATTAAATAA
- a CDS encoding acetate--CoA ligase family protein: MKLNKLLKPKSIAVVGASEKEGFSGATCKNLIQSELNDNVFFINPNRDTVMGKKCYTSLKDVSKTIDLVIICTPIKIVNKILEEAGELGCKAAIVYASGYSESGEEGRKIEAELVQICKKYDISLMGPNCMGFINYSNRIYSFGVQLDNYNKNGGIGLISQSGQICETLMFMSKVKLSYLISCGNSSVTQLEDYLDFLVEDKDTKVIAVYLEGLKNTPKFIETLRKAAIKGKPIVVLKSGRSEKAQEIATAHTGSLTGSDKSFDAIFEKFGVIRVDDIEELVQTAMFFSTIRKLPKKSNFASMNLSGGETTICADVADMYNISFPQFSDYTLDKLKEMLPDYSTPNNPLDMTASLSYDPDLYAEAIKVVMDDPMVDMVLLGVNIHDRLIEGDIVVPMTEGIVKVANMEGTKPVAVLSFFESTREKGIREKLESAGVPILPSAKNAFNVLKHLTNFINYDHKKRNLDVAISKTSDIKTKKVLSEEQSKKVISKYGIPTTKGLVITSEKELLEVNKEFKFPVVAKIESADIPHKSDAGGVMLNIKDEAELLEKYGQILKNAKNYSPEAKINGVLVQEMLPYGTEIILGINNDKQFGPMLLAGLGGVFVEVFEDVALYPVPLNEFEATEMLNKLKASKLFKGYRGNQPLDIQGVVDTMVKLSNLAYEMKDSIEEIDINPLFVYEEGKGVCAADALIVLNSDEKRQSYE, from the coding sequence GTGAAATTAAATAAATTACTCAAACCTAAATCCATAGCAGTAGTAGGAGCATCTGAAAAAGAAGGGTTTAGCGGAGCTACTTGTAAGAATTTAATACAATCAGAGTTAAATGACAATGTATTCTTTATTAATCCAAATAGAGACACTGTGATGGGTAAGAAATGTTATACATCATTAAAGGACGTTTCTAAGACAATTGATTTGGTTATTATATGTACTCCTATAAAAATTGTAAATAAAATTTTAGAAGAAGCTGGAGAACTTGGCTGTAAAGCAGCAATAGTTTATGCAAGTGGCTATTCGGAATCTGGTGAAGAAGGCAGAAAAATAGAAGCGGAATTAGTTCAAATATGTAAAAAGTACGATATATCTCTAATGGGACCAAACTGTATGGGATTTATCAATTATAGTAACAGAATTTACTCTTTTGGTGTACAGCTTGACAATTATAATAAAAATGGTGGTATAGGTTTAATCTCACAGAGTGGTCAAATATGTGAAACCTTAATGTTTATGTCGAAGGTTAAATTATCTTACTTAATATCATGTGGAAATAGTTCTGTAACACAGCTTGAAGATTATCTAGATTTTCTAGTGGAAGATAAAGATACTAAAGTAATTGCCGTATATTTAGAAGGATTGAAAAACACTCCTAAATTTATTGAAACTCTTAGAAAAGCAGCAATTAAAGGAAAACCTATAGTAGTATTAAAATCTGGTCGTTCAGAAAAAGCTCAGGAAATAGCTACTGCACATACAGGAAGTTTAACAGGTTCAGACAAATCTTTTGATGCAATATTTGAGAAATTTGGAGTAATTAGAGTAGATGATATTGAAGAATTGGTGCAAACAGCAATGTTTTTTAGTACAATAAGAAAATTACCAAAAAAATCAAATTTTGCATCTATGAATCTATCTGGTGGGGAAACAACTATTTGTGCAGATGTTGCAGATATGTACAATATTAGTTTTCCACAGTTTTCTGATTATACTCTTGACAAGCTTAAAGAAATGCTACCGGATTACTCAACCCCAAACAATCCATTAGATATGACTGCTTCTCTATCCTATGATCCTGATTTATATGCAGAAGCTATTAAAGTAGTAATGGATGATCCAATGGTGGATATGGTGCTTTTAGGTGTTAATATACATGATAGATTGATTGAAGGCGATATTGTAGTACCAATGACTGAAGGAATAGTAAAAGTTGCAAATATGGAAGGTACAAAACCTGTAGCAGTACTATCATTTTTTGAAAGCACAAGAGAAAAAGGCATTAGAGAAAAATTAGAAAGCGCTGGTGTGCCAATATTACCGAGTGCAAAAAATGCATTTAATGTTTTAAAGCATTTAACTAATTTTATCAACTACGATCATAAAAAAAGAAACCTTGATGTTGCAATAAGTAAAACATCTGATATTAAAACAAAAAAAGTATTATCAGAAGAACAAAGTAAAAAAGTTATAAGTAAATATGGAATTCCAACTACAAAAGGATTAGTTATTACTTCAGAAAAAGAATTATTAGAAGTTAATAAAGAGTTTAAATTTCCAGTAGTAGCTAAAATTGAATCAGCTGATATTCCTCATAAATCAGATGCAGGTGGAGTTATGTTGAATATAAAAGATGAAGCAGAGCTATTGGAAAAATATGGACAGATACTTAAGAATGCTAAAAATTATAGTCCAGAAGCAAAAATTAATGGTGTTCTAGTTCAAGAAATGTTGCCATATGGTACAGAAATAATCCTTGGCATCAATAATGATAAACAATTTGGACCTATGCTTCTTGCAGGTTTAGGAGGAGTATTCGTAGAGGTGTTTGAAGATGTTGCTTTATATCCTGTTCCTTTAAATGAATTTGAAGCAACTGAAATGCTAAATAAGTTAAAAGCTAGTAAATTGTTCAAAGGATATAGGGGAAATCAACCATTGGATATACAAGGGGTGGTGGATACTATGGTTAAACTATCGAATTTAGCATATGAAATGAAAGATTCTATTGAAGAAATTGATATAAATCCTTTATTTGTTTATGAAGAAGGAAAAGGAGTATGTGCAGCAGATGCTCTAATAGTTTTAAATAGTGATGAAAAGAGACAGAGTTATGAATAA
- a CDS encoding BCCT family transporter translates to MKRDRVMNKKNNIDFSLMLPAIFATLVITILLVVLPGSKNAVDTIFKFITVNFKWLFLSFGFITVVFLFWLSFSKWGKIKLGKPEEKPQFSTFTWCAMIFCSGIAIGIAYWPFLEPLYYANTPPLLMQPNSTLAKEYSGMLPLFHWGISIWAFSALPTFTIAYAIHVKGITRLRISAACKGILGKYSDKWPGKLIDVLVVFAMIGAVGTSMGLGVPLVAQLISSLTGIQVTVGLQLFILLIWTAFFTLTVWAGLTKGTAKLSNFNTLLAIALLIFTFVMGPTLLILNLFTNSMGILITDFARISLWTDPIANGGFPETWTVFFWAWGVAYAPMMGMFVARISKGRTIKQMILAVLFTGTLGSWVFFAVWGGYSISIVESGTLNIGQMLNDLSKPEVILQILGTMKFAKWLIIPVYTIMCFLFVSTPLNSTAYTLASQCTKNIKGDEEPARWLRTLWGIIIGMFVAGLFMVNGLKVIQLSSIITALPLIPILVILVLSGLKWMKEDYGEILSTKPICLQVENIKKVE, encoded by the coding sequence ATGAAAAGAGACAGAGTTATGAATAAAAAAAATAATATTGATTTTTCATTAATGCTACCTGCTATTTTTGCTACTTTAGTGATTACCATTTTACTAGTTGTATTACCAGGTTCTAAAAATGCAGTTGATACAATATTCAAATTCATTACAGTTAATTTTAAATGGTTGTTTCTCTCTTTTGGGTTTATTACTGTTGTGTTTCTTTTTTGGCTATCATTTAGCAAATGGGGAAAAATTAAGTTAGGAAAGCCTGAGGAAAAGCCGCAATTTTCAACATTTACTTGGTGTGCTATGATATTTTGTTCGGGTATTGCTATTGGTATAGCATATTGGCCGTTTTTAGAGCCACTTTATTATGCTAATACACCACCATTGTTGATGCAACCAAATTCAACTTTGGCAAAGGAATATTCAGGCATGCTTCCACTGTTTCATTGGGGAATTAGCATATGGGCATTTTCGGCATTACCAACCTTTACAATTGCATATGCTATACATGTAAAGGGCATTACAAGATTAAGAATTAGTGCTGCCTGCAAAGGAATTCTTGGTAAATATTCAGATAAATGGCCAGGAAAATTAATTGATGTATTAGTTGTATTTGCCATGATTGGTGCAGTAGGAACATCTATGGGATTAGGAGTACCTTTAGTAGCTCAACTTATTTCTAGTTTAACGGGAATTCAAGTAACTGTTGGGTTGCAACTGTTTATCCTTTTAATATGGACTGCATTTTTCACTCTAACTGTGTGGGCTGGATTAACAAAAGGAACAGCAAAACTTTCTAATTTTAACACTTTATTAGCGATAGCTTTATTAATATTTACATTTGTGATGGGTCCAACTTTATTAATATTAAATCTTTTTACAAATAGTATGGGAATTTTAATAACTGATTTTGCTAGGATAAGTTTATGGACAGACCCTATAGCTAATGGAGGATTCCCAGAAACTTGGACAGTGTTTTTTTGGGCATGGGGAGTAGCATATGCACCTATGATGGGAATGTTTGTTGCTCGAATATCTAAAGGAAGAACAATAAAACAAATGATACTGGCTGTTTTATTTACTGGAACTCTAGGGAGTTGGGTGTTCTTTGCAGTATGGGGTGGATATAGTATTAGTATTGTTGAATCAGGTACATTAAATATTGGACAAATGCTAAACGATTTATCTAAACCAGAAGTGATACTTCAAATACTAGGTACAATGAAATTTGCAAAATGGTTGATAATACCAGTATATACAATTATGTGTTTCCTTTTTGTTTCTACACCATTAAATTCAACGGCATATACCCTTGCTTCACAATGTACTAAAAATATTAAGGGAGATGAGGAACCAGCTAGATGGTTGAGAACCTTATGGGGAATTATTATTGGTATGTTTGTAGCAGGATTGTTTATGGTAAATGGATTAAAAGTTATTCAATTATCATCAATAATTACCGCTTTACCGTTGATTCCAATTTTAGTTATACTTGTTCTATCTGGATTAAAATGGATGAAAGAAGATTATGGAGAAATATTATCAACTAAACCTATATGTCTACAAGTAGAAAATATTAAAAAAGTTGAGTAG
- a CDS encoding mandelate racemase/muconate lactonizing enzyme family protein — translation MSKPLTIKKVELFVYGDLTMARKKWGLHEPCDLVHNVCRITTEDGYVGIGATYGMNYDCADVVTFEAAKVYMGGLIGKSALDRESIWGWMKSRANVATNTTVAMYDIALWDLTAKYANLPLYQMLGACRDRIPAYASTDTYNTDEEYVTWVGKAIEKGYKFIKMHCYCKIEDDLRLVKLIQEKFGYEKTGVKFCLDSDLSYNREDSYRMAKLLEEYDWFWLESPMNDYDLEGYKQLVEKTNIPISCGGNCMLSLAEIATGIRYGAWTDVRADATVNGGITPMRKIMHLAEANSMRCEIQSWGDTIAMAANLHVMLSHGNCTYFEHAYPHDCHDLAALKPFDIDSEGYINAPEGPGLGVDLDWDVVEKYRIRYACKE, via the coding sequence ATGAGTAAACCATTAACAATAAAAAAAGTTGAGTTGTTTGTCTATGGAGATCTTACAATGGCTAGGAAAAAGTGGGGTTTGCATGAACCATGTGATCTTGTTCATAATGTTTGTAGAATTACCACTGAAGATGGATATGTAGGAATAGGAGCGACATATGGTATGAATTATGATTGTGCAGATGTTGTTACTTTCGAGGCAGCCAAAGTATATATGGGTGGTTTAATTGGAAAATCTGCTCTTGATAGAGAATCTATTTGGGGTTGGATGAAGAGTAGAGCTAATGTAGCTACTAATACTACAGTTGCAATGTATGATATAGCACTTTGGGATTTGACTGCTAAATATGCTAATTTACCATTATATCAAATGCTTGGAGCTTGCAGAGATCGAATTCCTGCTTATGCTAGTACAGATACTTATAACACTGATGAAGAATATGTAACTTGGGTTGGTAAAGCTATTGAAAAAGGTTATAAATTCATTAAAATGCATTGTTATTGTAAGATAGAAGATGATCTAAGACTTGTAAAACTTATTCAAGAGAAGTTTGGATATGAAAAAACAGGCGTTAAATTCTGTTTGGATTCTGACCTTAGTTATAATAGAGAAGATTCATATAGAATGGCAAAACTATTAGAGGAATACGATTGGTTTTGGCTTGAATCGCCAATGAATGATTATGACCTTGAAGGGTACAAACAGTTAGTTGAAAAAACTAATATACCAATTTCTTGTGGTGGTAACTGTATGCTTAGCCTTGCAGAAATAGCAACTGGAATAAGATATGGAGCATGGACAGATGTGCGAGCTGATGCTACTGTAAATGGTGGAATTACACCTATGAGAAAAATAATGCATTTAGCAGAAGCTAACTCCATGAGATGTGAAATACAGTCTTGGGGAGATACAATTGCTATGGCTGCAAATCTTCATGTAATGCTGTCTCATGGAAATTGCACATATTTTGAACATGCATACCCACATGATTGCCATGATTTAGCTGCATTAAAACCTTTTGACATAGACAGTGAAGGATATATCAATGCTCCTGAAGGACCAGGACTTGGCGTAGACTTGGACTGGGATGTTGTTGAAAAATATAGAATTAGATATGCTTGCAAAGAATAG
- a CDS encoding BCCT family transporter, translating to MDGKKQRRNIDLPLTIISTALVLLLGISIAIFPQKGKMVADKLLWLLLNGMGSGFLWFTIISLGVLTWLVFSKYGEIKLGKTDPQFSKMQFFAMMICAGFGSATLYWGFLETIYYYIAPPFGIEAQSSLAVEWALTYNYFHWGPSAWALFTICAIPVCYSFYIKEERQLKLSVVCDNALGGKLSSPLKKIIDGLFIVTAMGGVSITLGLSIPMISKCITDLLGISESFAMNVGIILFISVIFTLSSYIGLQKGMSKLSDLNMYLCIIFTIVVFIVGPKLFSINNATNAIGLLITNYFKMSFYTDPVTQGGFPQNWTVFYFAYWFTYGPFMGIFITRIAKGHKLKDVIMMTLVAGSIGSFIMMGIFQNYTLNLQLTGALDAAGMLAAGKDAELILQVLKTLPFPQIMIAIFAIVAILFMATTLDGCSFTLASVTTKKLDSNDNPNPIFKLYWCMAIAFFPLMLVLIDAPINTIKTIAMVVATPMLIVIGIANYGSIKGLLTNFGKLTKEEIKSITK from the coding sequence ATGGATGGAAAAAAACAAAGAAGAAATATTGATCTACCCTTAACCATTATAAGTACAGCATTGGTGCTGTTGCTAGGAATATCAATAGCAATATTTCCACAAAAAGGAAAAATGGTTGCAGATAAGCTGTTATGGCTTCTCTTAAATGGTATGGGGTCTGGTTTTTTATGGTTTACAATAATTTCACTTGGAGTATTAACATGGCTCGTATTTTCAAAGTATGGAGAAATCAAATTGGGTAAAACAGATCCTCAATTTTCAAAGATGCAATTTTTTGCAATGATGATTTGTGCTGGGTTTGGATCTGCTACATTGTATTGGGGCTTTTTAGAGACGATTTACTATTATATTGCACCACCATTTGGAATTGAAGCACAATCATCTTTAGCAGTAGAATGGGCATTGACATACAACTACTTTCATTGGGGACCATCGGCGTGGGCATTATTTACTATTTGTGCAATACCTGTATGCTACAGCTTTTATATTAAAGAGGAGCGTCAACTTAAATTAAGTGTAGTTTGTGACAATGCTTTAGGAGGAAAATTATCAAGTCCTTTAAAGAAAATCATAGACGGGTTATTTATTGTAACAGCAATGGGAGGAGTAAGTATTACATTAGGTCTTAGTATACCTATGATTTCTAAATGTATTACTGACTTATTAGGAATATCAGAAAGTTTTGCTATGAACGTCGGTATAATATTATTTATATCTGTTATTTTCACGCTAAGTTCTTACATTGGGCTACAAAAAGGAATGTCTAAGCTTAGTGATTTAAATATGTATTTGTGCATAATATTTACGATTGTTGTATTTATTGTGGGACCTAAGTTGTTTAGTATTAATAATGCTACAAATGCAATTGGACTATTGATAACTAATTATTTTAAAATGAGCTTCTATACAGATCCTGTTACTCAAGGAGGATTTCCTCAGAATTGGACAGTATTCTATTTTGCTTACTGGTTCACATATGGTCCGTTTATGGGAATCTTTATAACAAGAATTGCAAAAGGACATAAATTAAAAGATGTAATTATGATGACATTGGTTGCTGGAAGTATTGGAAGTTTTATCATGATGGGCATATTCCAAAATTATACATTAAATTTACAATTAACAGGTGCTTTAGACGCTGCAGGAATGTTAGCAGCAGGAAAGGATGCAGAGCTTATTCTTCAAGTACTTAAAACATTACCATTCCCTCAAATTATGATTGCAATATTTGCAATAGTTGCAATATTATTTATGGCGACAACTCTTGATGGCTGTTCATTTACATTAGCATCGGTTACTACAAAAAAATTAGATTCAAATGATAATCCAAATCCAATTTTCAAATTATACTGGTGTATGGCTATTGCGTTTTTCCCATTGATGTTAGTATTAATTGATGCTCCTATCAATACAATAAAAACTATTGCAATGGTTGTAGCTACACCTATGTTAATTGTGATAGGTATTGCAAATTATGGTTCAATAAAAGGACTATTAACTAATTTTGGAAAATTGACTAAAGAAGAAATAAAGAGCATAACCAAATGA
- a CDS encoding 4Fe-4S binding protein translates to MTKLMVNSEKCKGCLLCINGCPVNAISTSKKINEKGYEVIQVDETKCKKCGICISICPDYVFEIL, encoded by the coding sequence ATGACTAAACTTATGGTTAATTCAGAGAAATGTAAAGGATGCTTGTTATGTATAAATGGATGTCCTGTAAATGCTATTAGTACTTCAAAGAAAATTAATGAAAAAGGATATGAAGTAATACAAGTTGATGAAACTAAATGTAAAAAATGTGGAATATGTATTAGCATATGTCCTGATTACGTATTCGAGATATTATAA